The window TGCCCGAGAGCGCGGCGGGCGATCCTGCGGCGGCGGTCTGCACCGCGAAATCGCGGGTCAGGCCCAGCGCCTTGCGGGCGACATCGGGCGCGCCGTAGCTCGCCATGTCCTGCAATTGCAGCCCGATCGAGGGCACGACCTTGGGGCAGAAGCTGAGATTGCCCCGCGCCAGCCGCCAGCCGACATTCTGGAGCCGCTGGTCGGCGTCCTGATAGCGGCCGATGGCGGCGCGCTCGGCGGTGTAATCGATGCTGGCTTGCGCGGCGAGGGGCGCTGCCAGACACAGCATCGCAGCCCCCGCCAATCCGGCGCGGATCATCCCGCCTCGTCTCCGGCGAGCGCAGCCTTGAGCTTGTCATAGCCGACCGCGCCGCCAATCGGCTTGCGGCCCGCGATCCATGCCGGGGTGCCGGTAAAGCCCAGCGCCCGGGCGAGTTCGAGATTGCTGGCGATCTCGGCGGTGACCGCGTCCGATGCCGCATCCGCCTCGGCCCGCGCCATGTCGAGCCCGGCTTCGGCCGCTGCCGCCCGCGCATCGCCGAGCCGGAACATGGCTTCGTGGAAGGCGGCATACTTGCCCTGCATGCCCGCCGCGAGCGCCATGCGCGACGCTTCGTCGCTGCCCTCGAAGATCGGCCATTCGCGGATCACCACCTTCAGATCGGGGTTCTCCGCCACCAGCCGGTTCACGTCCTTCAGGCTCGCCTCGCAATAGGGGCAGTTATAATCGGTGAACTCGACCAGCACGGTCTTGCCCTTGGGGTTGCCCAGCACCACGCCGGGGAAGGGGGTGAAGACCTCGTTCCCCATATCCGCCAGCCGCTTTTCGGCCTCCTGCGCCTCGTAGGCCTCGACCATCTTGGGCAGCATGTCGGGATTGTCGAGCA is drawn from Erythrobacter sp. and contains these coding sequences:
- a CDS encoding DsbA family protein → MSSSDQTPPLRHTIMTALTALVFGFLGAAIWSYAGLADNRTRTFLLDNPDMLPKMVEAYEAQEAEKRLADMGNEVFTPFPGVVLGNPKGKTVLVEFTDYNCPYCEASLKDVNRLVAENPDLKVVIREWPIFEGSDEASRMALAAGMQGKYAAFHEAMFRLGDARAAAAEAGLDMARAEADAASDAVTAEIASNLELARALGFTGTPAWIAGRKPIGGAVGYDKLKAALAGDEAG